From Chloroflexota bacterium, one genomic window encodes:
- a CDS encoding glycosyltransferase family 4 protein, protein MYKPTIGILHYTSPPIVGGVEAVIQATAELFAAHSYQVRVYAGRGRPFHPQIPLNLIPELDSKYPTLLQINEELQEGIVSARFEQLQGQIHSILKGELADLDVCIVHNALSLHFNLPLTAALHAINEEQGKPRLIGWCHDLSWMNPLYIPLMREAFPWTLLKRPWKGVTYAVVSKQRLEQLAALFGVESKRLHFVPNGVHPARFLKLGATTKRIVENHHLLSQDLVLLLPARITKRKNIELAIKVMAAIKSLGYRAKMLITGPPGPHNVRSTDYLESLRSLRHDLGLTAEVVFLCEEKDARGRPLAVSDRVMSDLFALADLLFFPSAQEGFGIPILEAGLVRLPVFCSDIAPFKEVGQNDVYYFALNDDPKAIAERLITFVKDDQSQRLSKRVRQGYNWSVIFRERIEPLVREGYCATEER, encoded by the coding sequence ATGTATAAACCAACCATCGGTATCCTCCACTACACAAGTCCACCAATCGTTGGTGGGGTAGAAGCGGTCATACAGGCTACAGCTGAATTGTTCGCCGCTCACAGCTATCAGGTCAGGGTCTACGCCGGACGGGGCAGGCCATTTCATCCCCAAATACCCCTGAATCTAATCCCAGAACTCGATTCTAAGTATCCCACGCTGCTCCAAATCAACGAGGAGCTTCAAGAAGGAATTGTCAGCGCCCGTTTTGAGCAGTTACAAGGGCAAATACACTCCATCCTAAAAGGCGAGCTGGCCGACTTGGATGTTTGCATCGTGCACAATGCGCTCTCTCTACACTTCAACCTGCCCCTGACCGCGGCCTTACATGCCATCAATGAGGAACAAGGCAAACCACGCCTCATCGGCTGGTGCCATGACCTCTCCTGGATGAATCCACTCTATATCCCCCTGATGCGGGAGGCCTTCCCCTGGACCCTCCTCAAACGTCCCTGGAAAGGCGTTACCTACGCAGTGGTCTCCAAACAGCGGCTGGAGCAATTGGCCGCACTATTCGGCGTCGAATCCAAACGTCTGCACTTCGTGCCCAATGGTGTTCACCCGGCCAGGTTTCTCAAGTTAGGAGCAACCACCAAACGGATCGTGGAGAATCACCATCTCCTTTCCCAGGACCTGGTACTCCTTTTGCCCGCCCGTATCACCAAACGCAAGAATATCGAGCTGGCTATCAAGGTGATGGCCGCCATCAAGTCCCTGGGATACCGGGCCAAGATGCTCATCACCGGGCCGCCTGGACCGCATAACGTGCGCTCGACCGATTACCTGGAGTCCCTGCGTTCCCTACGGCACGATCTGGGGCTGACTGCGGAGGTAGTCTTTCTCTGCGAAGAGAAGGATGCCAGAGGTCGGCCTTTGGCCGTGAGCGATCGAGTGATGAGCGATCTCTTCGCCCTCGCCGATCTCCTCTTTTTCCCCAGTGCCCAGGAGGGCTTCGGCATCCCTATCCTGGAGGCGGGCCTGGTTCGCCTACCCGTTTTCTGCTCGGATATCGCCCCTTTCAAAGAAGTCGGACAGAACGATGTCTATTACTTCGCCCTGAATGATGACCCCAAAGCCATCGCCGAGCGCCTCATCACTTTCGTCAAAGATGATCAATCCCAACGCTTGTCCAAGCGGGTGAGACAAGGCTATAATTGGTCAGTGATCTTCCGCGAGAGGATCGAACCTTTGGTTCGGGAAGGATATTGTGCTACAGAAGAGCGATGA
- a CDS encoding metal-sensitive transcriptional regulator, translating into MPSTTEIKERLKKIEGQVKGLQRMIDERRPCEEILTQCLAACAALDQVAAQVVLNHIEDCLANRPLEEAKSSIGRALQLLRRFP; encoded by the coding sequence TTGCCATCAACCACAGAAATCAAAGAGAGATTGAAGAAGATTGAGGGACAGGTTAAGGGCTTGCAGAGGATGATCGATGAGAGGCGGCCGTGTGAGGAGATTCTAACGCAGTGCCTAGCAGCCTGTGCGGCACTGGACCAGGTGGCTGCTCAGGTCGTTTTGAATCACATCGAAGACTGCTTGGCTAATCGCCCTCTTGAGGAGGCCAAATCCTCTATAGGGCGTGCCCTTCAACTGCTCCGTCGGTTCCCTTAA
- a CDS encoding glucosyl-3-phosphoglycerate synthase, producing MVDKWFAENTFHSREFSDISRLIELKQKQGLTISLGLPALNEEKTIGNIIHTMKSEFMERYPLLDEIVVIDSGSTDATVRIATRLGLPVYLHQDILSEYGSYRGKGEALWKSLYILKGDIIAWIDTDIENIHPGFVYGIIGPLLKEPKISFVKGFYRRPLKYGRKVWATGGGRVTELTARPLFNLFFPELSGIIQPLSGEYAGRRTVLERVPFFTGYGVETGLLLDIFSKFGLQAIAQSDLQERIHRNQSLAALSQMSFAIIQILVKRLEDKHRLRLLEDIHKSMKLIRSLTEADYFLEVKEIADYERPPIITLREYRERRKALRGAAATRTSRPD from the coding sequence ATGGTTGATAAGTGGTTTGCCGAAAATACCTTCCACAGCCGAGAATTCAGCGACATCTCCCGCCTAATTGAGCTCAAACAGAAGCAGGGACTGACCATTAGTCTGGGCCTGCCAGCGCTTAACGAGGAGAAAACGATCGGGAACATCATCCACACGATGAAAAGCGAGTTCATGGAGAGGTATCCCCTCCTTGATGAGATCGTCGTCATCGATTCAGGCTCCACTGACGCTACTGTGCGCATCGCCACCCGTCTTGGCCTTCCTGTCTACCTACACCAGGATATACTGTCCGAATATGGCTCCTATCGGGGGAAGGGCGAAGCCCTCTGGAAGAGCCTCTACATATTGAAGGGGGACATCATCGCCTGGATAGATACGGATATTGAGAACATCCACCCTGGATTCGTCTATGGCATCATTGGCCCTTTGCTGAAGGAGCCTAAGATCAGCTTTGTGAAGGGATTTTACCGCCGTCCCCTTAAGTATGGGCGAAAGGTCTGGGCCACGGGTGGCGGGCGGGTCACTGAGCTTACCGCCCGGCCCTTATTCAACCTGTTCTTCCCTGAGCTCTCGGGCATCATCCAGCCCCTTTCCGGGGAATATGCCGGACGACGTACTGTTCTGGAGAGAGTCCCCTTCTTTACCGGCTATGGTGTGGAAACCGGATTGTTGCTCGATATCTTCAGTAAGTTCGGGCTGCAGGCCATCGCCCAATCCGATCTTCAGGAGCGGATTCATCGCAACCAGTCCCTGGCGGCGTTGAGCCAGATGTCTTTCGCCATCATTCAGATCCTTGTCAAGCGTCTGGAGGATAAACATCGCCTGCGCCTCTTAGAGGATATCCATAAGAGCATGAAGCTGATTCGTTCCCTGACTGAAGCTGATTATTTCCTGGAAGTGAAGGAAATTGCTGATTACGAGCGGCCACCCATCATCACCCTGCGCGAATATCGTGAGCGACGCAAAGCATTACGCGGCGCGGCTGCTACTCGTACGTCACGGCCAGACTGA
- a CDS encoding Lrp/AsnC ligand binding domain-containing protein: MAVAAYVLIKVAPGKPREVAQAISQIKYTQHTHALTGPYDVITMIEAPDLVTIGETVVTKLQTIPGVHETLTCLVID; encoded by the coding sequence ATGGCTGTTGCCGCTTATGTTCTCATAAAAGTTGCCCCTGGCAAGCCCAGGGAAGTGGCCCAGGCGATCTCCCAGATCAAGTACACCCAGCATACCCACGCCCTAACCGGCCCTTACGATGTCATCACAATGATTGAGGCACCAGACCTGGTCACCATCGGAGAGACGGTAGTGACGAAACTCCAGACGATTCCTGGTGTGCACGAGACCCTCACCTGTTTGGTGATCGATTAG
- the cobC gene encoding alpha-ribazole phosphatase, with translation MSDAKHYAARLLLVRHGQTDWNVAGRYQGRTDIPLNEMGREQSISVAKQLQEQPIAAVYSSALARAYETARIIAAPHGLEVIQDERLNEINQGEWEGLRFEEIIDRYPALYQRWISDPVNTHLPGGESVVELQARVLAAIEEIITKHHQQLICIVAHKVTNTVIKCHYLRLPLAPALRLPTTNAFWEEIAVDWDRPSIP, from the coding sequence GTGAGCGACGCAAAGCATTACGCGGCGCGGCTGCTACTCGTACGTCACGGCCAGACTGATTGGAATGTGGCCGGCCGTTATCAAGGTCGGACTGACATACCCTTGAACGAAATGGGGCGAGAGCAGTCCATCAGCGTGGCCAAACAGCTCCAGGAGCAGCCCATAGCCGCTGTTTATTCCAGCGCCCTGGCACGAGCCTATGAGACAGCAAGGATCATCGCCGCCCCCCATGGCCTGGAAGTGATCCAGGATGAACGACTGAATGAGATCAATCAAGGGGAATGGGAAGGACTCCGCTTTGAGGAGATCATCGACCGCTACCCGGCCCTCTATCAACGCTGGATCAGCGATCCGGTTAACACCCATCTGCCCGGAGGAGAGAGCGTGGTTGAGCTACAGGCAAGAGTGCTCGCCGCTATAGAGGAGATCATCACTAAGCATCACCAACAGTTGATCTGCATCGTTGCCCATAAAGTGACCAACACGGTCATCAAGTGTCATTATTTACGCCTACCCCTCGCTCCGGCCCTACGCCTGCCCACCACCAACGCCTTCTGGGAGGAGATAGCGGTCGACTGGGACAGGCCCTCGATTCCCTAG